The window aacctttttttttttctttttttcctctgtctttgagAAGTGTATTGAAAATGTCTCCAGGCAGGACTGTCCAATATGTTTGGAGGTgagctgcttttcatttcttgGACTTATGTGTGGCTGTGGTTTTTATTgtgtttgatttaattttcttgcCTTTGTCCGCTACTTGCCTTGAAACAGGATATTCACACATCTCGTGTTGGAGCTCATGTTCTTCCATGTGGTCACCTTCTTCACAGGTAAAGCATTGCAGATACTTGGGAATAGCTGTTGCCTTGTGTATGGTGTTTATTCAGTGGCACTACAAGCCTGGTTAGTCTGTAACAGCTTTTTACAGCTGTTTTTTAAGACACTTGCACTGTAGGGGATAGTCTCAGTttcatcaggaaatactttttttagaaAGGTTGCCTTCCTTCCACAGTGAATTTTGGCAGTGGGGGAGGGACCCAGATATTGTTCATTCTAAATTTTCTCATGCTGAATTTCCTTCTGTTGCTACTTTAAATTTCAAGAATCCCTACATAAATTTCAAGTGGAGAAGTCTCCCCTTGGTGCAGAAAACAGTTGCGCAATGGTATTAAGGGGTTGATGGCAGCTCATCAGTTAAGTTTTattcagccccccccccccccccaagacaatGGACTGCTCTGTTGCACTGAAAAACCTGCCATCTTTATTGGGATTTTCAGGTGATGTGATATATAGCACTGGGTGCcacatttcctttccattttccctttctgcttctgttttgtaTTACAGATGCAGGTTTTTGTTACTCCATTGACTCCTGGTTTTACCCCCATTGTCTCTGTGTTTGATATAGATCTCCACAGATGGAATCTTCCTTCAACTTTTTTCCCATCTTAAACTTACCTCGTGATGTATCACACTATTTTTTAAGCAAACTTGAACCACACAATCCTTGTCATAGTGTTGAGACTGCTCCCTTGTGTTAAGTTGGAAGACCTTAAAATGGAATCAGATGTGCTTCATCTCTGGATTTTTGCCTCAATACCCAGTGATTTTGCTAGGAAGCTTTCTTCTTGCTTGGACTCAGgatattttttaacttttggtTTGGGGATAGCTCTGCACCTTTTCCCGTTGTTCAGTTCAAGTGTGTTACCGGTCAGTAATTGCATTCTTCTTACTGAACTTCTCATTGTGTTTTCAGAACATGTTACGAGGACATGCTAAAGGAGTAAGTATTTCTAAGCATCTCTTCTCTTAATACTGTTGTAGTCCAGATTATTTTGAGAGGTGAAGATAATGATGCCAATCCTGTAACCAGTAATTTTAAACCAACTCCTAAAGGGAAAGGGGTCTCTTAATTTCCAGTTCTGTGCAAGAACTTTTTGATTCGTGGTGTTTCTCTTTGACTGACATGATAAGAAACTTGTCCTTTTGAGTAGACTTGTTTCACGGCCCTACTCCATCTTCTgattgagacttttttttcctttgtgccagAGGTTACAGGTGTCCTTTGTGTATGCACTCAGCTTTAGATATGACAAGGTACTGGCGTCAGCTGGATGATGAGGTAGCGCAGACTCCTATGCCCACAGAGTATCAGAACATGATGGTGGAGGTAAGAGATGAGATgccaatgtctttttttcttggcagATCTGTGCCTTTGCATTACTGGCAGTAGAGGGCACTAGGAACTTGTCCTGGATCAGAAGTCAACCTAATGGTTAGGGAGTGATGAAGAAATGTTTTGTATTGGCTTACAGTATTCACCAACTGGGTTTATAAACACACTAAAAAACCCTATGCCCCACCTGCACTACAAACagaaaccaaccccaaaaccacaacCTCTTAGTGATAGTAGTATCACAGAGCACAGGAATGGCTTGGTCTTTGGAAGTATCTCACTTTCTCCAGTAGCATTAGGTGCTGTCATAGCAAAAAGCAGGaacatttgttttttaacagCTTGGAGCTTCATGTTCCAGACTACACATGATGGGTTTTCTGCAAAATATTCAGTTACTGATCTGTGCAGGCTAGCATGTAGAGacttcttctgttttctttctgtttctttgtgttAACACAGAACTGTGAAACTGGTTGCTGTTTGCAGGTAACACTCtattaaacagtgctggtcaTTAATGTTCTAGCTGCATCTCTTAAGGTTTAGACAACCCATCTTAACCAACTCCTGGAGTCGGGatattgaaaaaaatctctttattgcCTGTTTTGAGAAGAAGGCTCACTTGCCTGTCTTGCACAGCAGACTAGTTAATGTTGCTAGCTGCTGTCAATCTGCTGTCATTTTCACTTGAGGCTTTCTCTGGTGGTTTCCTCCTACACCAAGAGAAGAAGCCAGAGTGTGTCTGTTCCTGACTTTGCAAGGAGTCACCTTGTCATACTAGAAGTAAATTCTCTGTGATTATACAGTGCAATCTGAGTAGTTACAAATGGAAGAGTTAAATCAGCCCTGCTGCCTTcaaaaggaagatattttctgCTTTGTCCCCTGATGGCAAACCAGTCCTGTGGTTGCTAGAGGCATGGTTGTAGTATATTGTTGGGTGTCCTGCTGATGCTAAagcccttttctctcttttctgtgagTGTAGATCCTCTGCAATGACTGCAATGCCCGGTCTACAGTGCAGTTCCATCTCCTAGGCATGAAGTGCAAAAACTGTGAATCGTACAATACCGCCCAAGATGGAAGATGCCGGCTGACTTTGGAGGAGCAGTGACCAAGATACCTGCTGCATTCAGCTGGGCAAGAAAAACTGTCATGGAAGAGACTATCTATTTAAAAAGAACCCTCACTTGTcagtaaaatcttttttctgaagttattgtGGCACCAATGAAATGGTTAGGTGCAAAGGAGTTTTGCTAATTGTGCCCCCCTCCCTGGTAGCTGGGGCACAGCACAGTCAGGCCCTTCAGGAAATTCCTCATCGAGAAGTGTGATGCCCATCAAAGGTTAGTTTCTGGAGAGAACTGTACCCTTTAGAAGAGTAATTTACTCTGAGAAGAGACAGCCTAGAAGAATAACTAATGAGATGCAAAATGAGAAATGCTCAGCAGCTGACACAGCAGAAGATGTTTTGGGGCAGCTGAAGGTTGTGAGCATAGCAGGAGGTTGGAGGTACAGCTATGCTGGTTGCAGCTGTTGGGGAAAATTGGTAGCTTTGAGAGCAGCCTTTTTACATAAAGCTGACATCTGCAAAGTTTCAGTGTTAGtatgttttgttccttttaaatgACGTGTTTGTTCTAGGGCCTCAGAGCCATCAGCGCAAGTGGCTGGAGAAGGGTGAGCTTGCAGAAATTGCATCCTTTGGTTTGATCTGTTGACGTGTGTGCACACCGAATCCATTTTGAAACTAGGCTGgccggcctgcctgcctgtgcACGGTGAACGGCCTAAAAATCAAGCGGCAAGGCCGCCCTTCTCCCCCAGGCACCCTTCTGCCCTGCTGTCTTCACTCCGATTCCTTTGCCAGCTGCAGTCGCATTTACACCCGTTTCTTCCTCCTTTTGCATTATTCAGTTACAAAGGCCGAGGTGTCCTAGGGTTTTAGCTGTGTATGTAGCTTGATGTTTTGATGGTTAAGTACACAAAGTGAAGCACATACTTGTCTTGTCATGATTGACATTGGGCCAAATAGTTCAGGCTGGGCCTGAGATGTTTGCTGAAGTAACAGCAGCTCATAGAGGCACTCGCGTAGTGCAGGGACCAATTTTctgtggtttggggggtttttaatagTGTCTGATTCCATTGGAGGGAGAGAACAGAGGATGgaggagtatttttaaaaacaacagaccTTCACACCCTTCTTCATGTGATATTGTGCCCAGTGTTTTGCAGTCTAAATATTAAAGTTCTTAGTTCCTGAGAATTTGAGAACATGCCAATAGTTTCTAATAATGAAATGAAAAGGCCAGTTACTCTTCACCATACAACTACTTGGTTTTAACTTGTTCTATTGTAAAACAACAGCTTTTCTTAATCTGACAATGTCCCTTTATGAATATTAGGACTCCGATGATAGCGTTACTGTAGCTTGCCTTTACTGGAGTATCTTTTTCTGAAGCACTTTTCTCACtgctataaataaatgtaaaataacttctttattaaaacaaattatgCTATGTGTGACGTGTTCTCCTTTTACGCATGTACTCTGGAAATTCTTGGCTGAGTTTAAGCTATGATTCAGTGCTGAAAAACGAGGGTTAGATGTCTGGATGTGTGACCCCTGGGTCTCTGTGGTAAAAATAGTGGTTTTCACAGCCCCTGTATTTACTTATTTCTGTGGTGGGGTGGAGGGGGTCATCCCCTAAGCACAGCAGCAGGGGGAACTGGTCCGagtctgggctccccagtactgGAAGGGCTTGTGTGATCCCAGCAAGCTGCTCCAGGAATAGAGCAGCTGCCAAAACCCAGTTTTTCCAGGTTCCCAGTCCATGTCTCTGCTCTCCCACATCAGACCTGCCCTCACCATCCCACCCTTCGGCACTGCAGCCCAGGGGCCGTGGTTGGCTGTAGCTATGTGCACGGCAGAACAGGTGCTTTGGGTTGAGGTGGGCTTTCTCTATTCTCCATGGCAATGTGGTCAAGTCCCATGGTGGGGAACCACGTGTGGGGCCAGGTGGGCTGTGTCAGCTCATCGAGAGctcggggctgtgctggggagagcaggTGTTTGGAGAAGGAGCAGGTAAGGGTTGTTTCCTTGGTTGTGTTGGAGCATCTCCTTGCCTTTGGGGGTGCTTCTAGGGAAAGATGTTTTTTGGAGGTGTTGAGGGCAGGGGTCTTATGGGCTGCACTGGGCACCAAGGAGTGGTTTGCCCCTGGGGGTTGCTGTTAAAATGAGGAAAGCTGGGGGGACTGTGTTGTTTTTGGAAGTGAAATCACAGCAGGAGCATGGCTTGGCTCCTTGCTGTGTGAGTGGGGTTCGGGGTTGGATATCCTGGGAGCGCCTCtgaggggacagggctgggggaaggggctGGTTTGAATCCCTGTGACACCCCGTGCCACGGGCCTATGGAGCTAAGTGTTCCCATGGTGCTGACATCTCTGCTTGACTTTAAACTCCTGTAGATGGTAAGAAGGATTCTCCTCCCACTTGTGGATGATGCTTTTGGTTCCTCCGTGGAAACTACCAGCAAGATTCCCTGCTGCTTTGGAGCACCCTCCAAACGTGTGCTGTCAGGTGGTGACTTCACTACCTTCCCTCACTGGAGACCTGCTCCCAGGTAAGCCCTGAGGGCCAGTGGGGCTCATATCAGTCATCTCAGAGCTTTGTGGTCCTGTAGGGAGATGCCCTGTTCAGGTAACGGGGCCATGCAGAGGGTTTTTGTAatggggaggaagcagcagctctgggtgtGCAGAGGAGTTTGGGTGCCTGATGCCAGCAGAGCTTACCCCATcaccacctctgctgctgctctgggtcTTACTCAGAGGCTACTGCTGCCCGAACAGCTCTGGCCCCATGGCAACTGCCAGCAGCTTGGCACAGAGATTGGGGCAGCCCAGAAGCAGGATAAAAAAGTTCAGGTGATGCCACTTAGATGTTTTTAAGGTAGTGTTACTGCTTGAGAAGTGAATTCCCTCTGGCTTTAAAAGGACAAGCAGGGTTAAAAGAACTGTAAATGGGATAAAAATGTGATGTCAAATGTTGCTTTTGAGATGAATTGGAGGAATGTTGGTTTTTTCTGTGTTATTAAAGCAGTTACAGTCCTTCTCCTCccaaagaggagggaaaaaaaaagagtccctTGACCACACTCTTAGTTGACACCCGAGAAGCTCACTGATGGCAAATACTGGGTTAGACACCGTTTCCATAGGCAGTGCTGGTAGCAAGGCCTGGGATTTTGGTGATGGCGGGAGAAGCAGAGATGACATGGAGATGTGCTGAGGGCCTACAGCATAGCTGGGAAAGGAACAAACAATAAAGTCCTTTTTTCTATGAGAAAAGCTACTAGTGACTGGATGCTCAGAGGAAGGCTGGATAGCTATGTCTAGTCCTTGTGGGCTCCAAAACTGGGGCAGGCTGTCTCTGCAGATGAGTGTGGCAGTGTCTCTGGCTAGGTGACGCATGCTCTGGGTTGATGGCAGAGGTGCCCCCACCTTCTGTTGCTCTGTAAGCAGGTGGTAAAACACTCTTCTGGGTTCCTTGCAAGCAAGTCTTGTGTTACACAGGGTTGTTATAGATACTATTTGTGCTTCCTGTGCGGGTGGGCCTCAAGCCCAGCTTCATTGGTAGCTGTTGCCTTCAGAAGGTGGTGAGATGCTGAGCACATCTGAAGTGCTGCTGTAGGTGGAGGACACGGGTAGTAACTTGCCTTCTGCATGTCTCTAAGGATTTGCACTGGCAGGTGCAAAAATGGAGACTGACGTCCACACCACCtccttgggaagggctgggctTGCCCACCCTAACTGGGGGCTGTGTCGCCACCCCAACGCCTGTGCTGGAGAgcctttggccaaggatgctgttATCCCATCAGGTCCAACAGACCTCTTGTCTCTCCCTCCAAAAGAAGCACTGTGCGGCCATGAAAGCATGAAGGCTGCTGGTGATGGTGGGTCATGCAGGACATGAACATCTGCAGCCAGCAGATACTGCTGAGGGGCAGCTAGAAGCAGCAATCCAGCCttaattaaacaacaacaacaacaacaaaacaacaaacaaacaaacaaaacccaacaacaaaaaccagagcAAGCAAATTCTCCTTGTGAGCAGCTGCTATGGAGAAACAGATGCAGAAACTTGTTCATTAACtcaattaaatatatatttaaagagatATGCTATTCCAGGACTGCTGCAGAGGTCGTGGTCTTAGAAATATGAACAGCTAACGGAGGAGTTGATCAGTTAGGGCTGAAGGATGTAGGGGTGATTGGTattgctgctgggtggggagcaCAGTGGGATAACGCAGGTTTGTGGCTTGCCCAGGTCAAGGCTGAATTTCTGTGCATCTTGCACCTATCCTTTCCAGAGCGCTCTGCTCATTACCAGCAAATTGTTTCCTGTTTGTGGTGTGGgcttttgggtttggtttagtttggtttggttttttccctgcaAAAAGTACTGTCAGTTCCTTTAGCTAATATCATGGTGCAGCTGGGAGAACAACTTTGGAAAATTCAATAGCAAAGTAGCCTTTGACTGTGTTGCTAATTGTAAACCCGTGCTGATCAAGTCCACAACCAAGCAGATTTGATGCTAATTTTATTCCAGCTGGCAATATTCCTTTTTGGGTTCAAACCATAAGAGGAGGCTGAAAGAAAACCCTTAGTTGAGCTGAGCTTTGGAAGAGCAGCTCCCTCCAGCTGGACTTTTGCATTGGGTTGAGAAGGAAAATGATCTTGGGGGTGGGATCCAGTTGATTTTGACCTTTTGCTCTCCTGCTTTTGGTATTTTGCTTCTGCAAAGTGAGGGGGGCAGCTGGGGAACCTGATGCCACCAGCTGAACCTCTGTATTGTGCATTTTGTTTGGCACCAAGCCCTTATTTCCCTGGCAAAGGGAGTTAAATTGCATTACACAGCAGAAAAACGAATGGCTTTCTGGGGTGATAAAGATAATTGTAGTGCATAAAGATAGGCAAAGAGCTTCTATATGGGACAGCAGGTGTTGCACAGTGCTTTGCTGCCCTGTCCTTGCTGTGGGCTGGCATCAACAGAAGAGACATGGTATTGACCTTGGGTGCTTCCCTGGGGCAGGCACAGTGCCACCCATTTCCATCCTACTGTGGGCTGCCTGAGTTTGGATGTGCCCAAGCAGGCAGGCACTGTCGGGACCAGGAAGAATACTTGGATCAGAGGGAGGTGGTGGTCATAGGATGAAGGCAGAGTGGTGGCTTGGCCAGGGCTTGCCCCCTGGCTAAGGGAGCTGTTGCAGAGCTGTCCACTGCAGGGCACGGCAGGGAGCTCCCACGCTGCCTGCCACCCAAAATTGAGCCTTGCTCGCTGGCGTGGGGCAAAATCGGGAGCAGATGGGATTACTGCTGCCTTGTGAGAAAAATGTACTGTTGAAGCAGGTGCAAGGGCTGCAGGCACGAACAAGGACAGCAGAGCTATTAATAAAGTCAGTGCCTGCCGAAGTATGCAAAACTCAGGAGAGGGACTCATTAAGCCAAAGAGCAAAGTGATGCAGGACTAGGGAGCTTGGCCAAGCCCTCCATCCCTGCAGGAAGGTGCAGGGCAGTGGCTCAGGAGGAATGGGGAAAGGAGATCCCTAATTTGGGGCTGGAAGGATGGGTTTGAAGACTCTGGTGTGGTTTTTGGCTGATGTGGTCTGATGGCCTTGGACCCAATAACATCAATTTTGGGGGAAATAGGGATATTGCATATTAAACGCCCTGTACAGCCTTCACCTGCTATGAGTTCCTCTCAAGCTGGCTGCATGCCTGGGGATGGGTGTGTGAGTGCAAAGGCTGGAGCTGGAAGGTTACTGGGGTGGCACCCCAGAGCTGGGATGATCAGCTGGTGGCAGTGGCTGTGAAACTCAACCCTAAGCTCTACTGAAGGAGCAGCAGTGTGTGTTTTTGCTGTGCATCCCTGGGAGGGCTTGGGGAAAGATGGGGAATGTTGTGTGGATGGCCCCTGCCTCTTGAGTGGGAGAAAACCCTTCCCTGAGGCTGTGCAGGCTCCTTGGTTGTGCACGCTTAAAAACCCTTGTCCCACAGTAGAAGAGCCCTGGCTTCCCTGGGGCTGAGGCTGGTGTCTTTCCCCTGCATGGCTGCAGAGAAACCATCTGTAGCTCCTTTCCAGCTGAAAGGAACACAGTTAGAGAAAGGCTTGTCGTGTTGTGCTATTTATAACTCGGAGGGCTAGCAGAGCATCTGTCTCTCCAGTTCCAAGAAGGTCTGGCTTAGCCCAGGGGTGTGCTGGGACCTCTGCACTGGAAATAGGgtgatttctttgctttttcttcttgatgGTCCCAGTTGGAGTTGGGAGGGGAGTTTGCACGTGGGACTTGTAACTTGTCACTTTACACTGTCATGAAATAGTTGCTCTCTGACACCTGAACCAATTCCTGTGTCTTTTGCAAGGACCTGGCTCCAGTCTGTGTGGCAGAGGCTGAAGCAGAGCCTCAGAGGGACCTTGGAGTCTCCGCCCCACCCGTTTCTTCCTCTCGCTCATCTCCTACAGCTTTTGAGGAAAGGAGTCCCTCAGGGCTGATAGAGTTGCAAGTCCAGGTCCCTGTAATACAGGTGCTGCCTGGTTGAGCAAATGGGGTAGGGTGGGTGGAAGAAGTCTGGGTgctctaggggaaaaaaaccccctctctAAACCTGtgaaataattgcaaaataaTGGATTACCTGAAAACTTGTGAGAAATAGTTAGGCCATCAGCACTTATTTTTTCTGGTTGTCTTGCAAGTAGCTTTGTTGGCAAAATAGAATAAGAAATTAAACACCTGGATGGAGCTCATGGCTGTTTGTAGCTGCTGGCAAGTGGCAGTGGTTTTTGGGAGAGGTGGAAGTAGCAGGATAGTGTATGGGCTCCAGCATGCCCTTGGGAGGTTACTTCACCCCAAGGGTGAAGTCCCACCAGAGGCTGATGGCTCTTGGTTGTGCCCCTTGACCCAGGCAGAGCCGCTGTTTGCTGGCCAAAGCTCAGACCTCCACCCTGCCCTGGGTGTGCTGGGGCAATGGGAAGCAGAAGACCTCCCCAGCTGGGTCTTAGCTTGCGCTGGGCACCTGAGGCTGCTCTTGGcttgtaaataaaataaagggctaaaaataaaaatgcacaaatCTTTCTATAGCATCCAGAAAGACAAGCTGGATGGGCTGAAGGCCAAGTGGTTTTATTGAAGGTAGTTGTGAGCCATGAGAGCTGAAGGCGAGGGCTTCCCTTGAGCTGCCTGTTGTTTGAAAAATGACCTTTGAATAGGAGTGGCACCTGAAAATGACAGCAGTCCAGCAATGCATGCTAAATGGGCTACAGAAGCAAATTCGGTGACGTTTGGTTCTTGCATTGCAAACTTTCCAGTGGGTTTCTGGTAGAAGTGACTGTTGGAGGCTGGAGCTGTAGGAACATGTGGTGAGAAGATACAGTAATGCCTTCAGCCCTGGTCTGAGCTGCTGGGTGCTTAATGTGCTCTGCCCTATACCTGGGAAGTAATTACTTCATCTAACGGGCATTATTGCTCCTGAAGGCTGCAACGAAGAGCTATCTCTTTTAATAAGTCATTAATACTCCATTAATTCCACCAAGAGTCAGAAAAGACGACACTTGGAAACGAGTTGATGAGGTATTAGCAtattcacaaatgaaaaaaaaaaaaagctcaattaGAGAGGATGGAGGGATTCTGGAAGTGATGGTGAAAGCAGCCTGCCACCTCTCCAGTGAGGGCAAGGCAGGAGACCTAGAGAGGGATCACGtcatcagcagtgctgctgccaaactctgctgctgcctgaaagGCTGGGGGAATGGGATGTTCTGCACAGAGCTATGTGGGCTATTTtttctatataaataaaatatttatgagatTAAATTGAGCCAAAGGGGGGGAGGTGAAAAGTCTTTGGGAAAAATGGGGGGCTGtgattttttgtaaataaaacaggCTTGTGGCAGagttttccccatcttttttttaaaaaaaagagaaggaaaaaaatgaagtctttATGGCGTGTCCCTGCTaggattttttcccttcttccctgccATAGTAGTGTGGAAAGACAGAAATTCCTGGGTACGCTGGAGGGTCTGAGTTAGGAAGATGAGAGGGGTGTTTTCAGCTGTCACCCCCCCTACTGAAGTGTTCTTTCCATTTGGCAAGTGCATCTGTTAATTTTTAGACTGTCTTGTGCCTTGGCCCTTCCTGGCACACAGTGCTGTAGACATAACACATCATCCACGTCGCAGCATGGATACATTATGAATAAATGAAATGTAAAGCCTGGTGTAGCTGTGGTGTGGTCACCCAGGAAAGCCTTTGGTGCGGTCCCAGCACCTGCTCCCTCTGCCCCGTATCAGAGCTGCATGCACAGCAGGCTTGATCTGGTACCCCTGAAGCCTCCAAATCCAGCAGGCAGCTGATTTTTGCCTATGTGTTTCTGGGCAGGCAGGCTGTGATGGGGCTGTCGGAGCTGAGTGGAGTGGTCAGCATGCTTTGCAGAGACGTGGGGTGAGCTGAAATAACTCCCAGCTCTTTATTCTGTGCAAAGTGATCCCTTTAACATCCCTACGCCAGTGCAGAGGGCTGGCTGCAGGGGAGAGGGCACTCCAACGAGGGTCTCCACTTTGGTGGCGGGTGTGCCTTCCCTTCCACAGGCCTGAGCTGTGTCAGGAGGTGGGATGTCCATCCTTTCTTCTTTTACCTTACCTGATAGGTGAGTACTGTGGGGCAGAGGCTCTGCCTTGATGCTTATATCACgctgaggagaaaagaaaaggcaCTGGGGATGGTTTCTGGTTCTAGACTCTTGCAGGAAACAAGGAATTTCTTTTTACCCGGGAATATACCCCCAGATACCTACAGCCTCTTCCTTGTGTCGTAGACAAGAGACATTTGTTCATTTTAAGCATCCAAGTGTAGGGTTGAGCTGGAAAGCAGACCCCATATGCCAGCCTTGTGGCCCCACACGCCAGCAGTGCTGAGGACAAGATGGCATCTCTGGTTTTCACTACTGATGCAGAGATGAAGTGCGAATTTGCATGTGAAATTAGCCCATGCTGATGAGGTCTGGTTTAGTTTCTTGGCCAAGCCTTCCTCCTAGAAACTCACAGTGTCCTACAGAAGATGACACCCAGTTTCTGTTCTCCTTCATTAAAAAGGAATTTACTTCCCTGGGAAATATGTTTAAGTGAAGGTGATGGCTTTAGCTCTCCCTTTATTCTCTCAGTTATTTTAGTAGAAGCATTTGAGCAAAGtgagtgatttttgtttttaaatagcttggggtggtggttggtttttttttttttattgcctgaTCTTTGCTGTTGCTGGAAAAATACTGAGCTGTAACTCAGGAAGGGTTTTAAAGCTGAGCAAAGCAGATGCACTGCCTACTGGGCAACTTCTTGCTGGCAGGGGTGAAGGGGAGACTTTTCTGCATGGTTTTGGGAAGGGTGAGCGCAGCACCATGCCATCCAATTTATTTCAAGAGAGGAAGGGTGGGGGTGTTTTTGCTTAATTTGTGGTTCCTCTTAGCTAAGGTGGCCTAATTTGCTGCTGCTTAGCTGCCAAAAAGGTAAAAGGGAGTTTTGCTTGTCCTGAGCATCCTCGGATCCTGAGTAGCCAACAGTGTTTCCTGCCTCAGCATTGCATGCTCctctcttcccctgcctccctaAGTGCATCCTGTCTCTCTGGAGCCTGGTGGGAAGAGCTAGCAGTTGGCAGGACGCTGTCTCAGGGAAGCGAGCGAGCAGGATACAGAGCAGTCCTACCATCAGTCTCGCCTCATATATGCTCTAAACCCCGAGTTTCCTGGGCTGGC of the Athene noctua chromosome 4, bAthNoc1.hap1.1, whole genome shotgun sequence genome contains:
- the RCHY1 gene encoding RING finger and CHY zinc finger domain-containing protein 1 isoform X1; the encoded protein is MAAGGEEGCEHYRRGCLLRAPCCGKLYACRLCHDGAEGHRLDRFRVAEVQCTRCRLLQKAQQRCEGCHSLFGEYYCGICHLFDRDKKQYHCAECGICRIGPKEDFFHCSKCNLCLSLSLRGKHKCIENVSRQDCPICLEDIHTSRVGAHVLPCGHLLHRTCYEDMLKEGYRCPLCMHSALDMTRYWRQLDDEVAQTPMPTEYQNMMVEILCNDCNARSTVQFHLLGMKCKNCESYNTAQDGRCRLTLEEQ